The Thunnus albacares chromosome 11, fThuAlb1.1, whole genome shotgun sequence genome contains a region encoding:
- the ptprna gene encoding protein tyrosine phosphatase receptor type Na isoform X1 codes for MQHLKPWRALLLLTVLFQPGISDKYGCLFERKLCTRDQFCSDDGLFGQCRSSKQDLVKYQVTVPVLKRMQEVLKQLMLQGLSWQDDITQYILSKELKRVPHTTLPSKPNSSSASSHSSQSKQHIPHHHTSKTASTLPAGNYVDYMIVEPPQSPLRMQTASIDPYTYHQHRYQDEAERSLIGAVGGYARPSSRSQANQRERERDRQLLQEALSLYLASAQPSYRHRGAASMAPAGLPYYEDLELDIPVDYVEDYTLEERLGTTGRQQTPQNKKVPPDYSTLSGNNDHLFQRMSGVLQKYGVDPRELSQEQLYKLALILKLLQAQEKTDPNEKDLVTLKEMQLLKTDSMSSKPEKPAPVPGPPDAPSAPSSASVAATPPAKSTSPPSASQPPQAAPAEAGQGLREQRPPLVEGTGAKEEYGYIVTNQSPLSLYDGVKLLELLADKIHLTTSSFINISVVGPALTFRIRQNEHNMTAAEVAAKAVSEKNFLESETGLKIVQTGVGERTDARGLPQVTRVSQGSSGTVITLVSMAVVGGVLVLAMAVACLRHYAHQVANGKLGLGPEAGAETHFDYQELCRQHMASKSSLCRQDCVGGVSSSMAGSAIATGAGGRRGTDTSRVSSVSSQFSDGPQHSPSSTHSSTPSWSEEPAQSNMDISTGHMILAYMEDHLRNKDRLQKEWEALCSYQAEPSSVAVAQAPSNMDKNRQAEALPYDHSRVKLKTELNPNKQDYINASIISDHDPRQPAYIATQGPLPHTVADFWQMVWENGCTVIVMMTALVEDGEKQCERYWPDEGSSLYHIYEVNLVSEHIWCKDFLVRSFYLKNVQTQETRTLTQFHLLSWPADGIPTSTRPLLDFRRKVNKCYRGRSCPIIVHCGDGTGRTGTYILIDMVLNRMAKGVKEIDIAAALEHIRDQRPGLVCTKVPSVCVYAFACHSIKALSCYLWWISIITQLFPSVLYLSFSLPPFFFLFFLSTSLALAPSDQDQFEFALTAVAEEVNAILKALPQ; via the exons ATGCAACATCTTAAGCCATGGCGAGCTCTGCTCCTTTTAACGGTGCTTTTCCAACCGGGAATCTCAGACAAATACG GTTGCCTGTTTGAGAGAAAACTGTGCACAAGGGATCAGTTCTGCTCAGATG ATGGGCTGTTTGGACAGTGTCGTAGCTCTAAGCAGGACCTGGTCAAGTACCAGGTGACAGTTCCTGTTCTGAAGAGGATGCAGGAAGTCCTCAAACAGCTTATGCTACAAG gtcTTTCCTGGCAGGACGACATTACCCAGTATATCTTATCAAAGGAACTGAAGAGAGTTCCCCACACCACCCTCCCCTCTAAGCCAAACTCCTCTTCCGCGTCTTCCCATTCATCTCA GTCCAAACAGCACATCCCCCATCACCACACTTCTAAAACAGCGTCCACACTTCCTGCTGGCAATTATGTGGACTACATGATTGTCGAGCCTCCTCAGTCCCCGCTACGCATGCAGACAGCCTCCATCGACCCATACACATAccaccag CATAGGTACCAAGATGAAGCAGAGAGATCCCTCATCGGGGCAGTAGGTGGTTATGCCCGTCCCTCTTCACGGTCCCAGGCCAatcagagagagcgagagcgtGACAGGCAGCTGCTGCAAGAAGCCTTGTCTCTCTACCTGGCATCTGCACAGCCGTCTTATCGCCACCGAGGGGCTGCTTCCATGGCTCCTGCAg GTCTGCCTTATTACGAGGACTTGGAACTGGATATACCAGTGGACTACGTGGAAGACTACACTCTAGAGGAGAGACTCGGTACTACAGGCAGGCAACAAACACCGCAGAATAAAAAAGTTCCACCAGACTACAGCACCCTGTCCGGAAACAATG ACCACTTGTTCCAGAGGATGTCAGGAGTCCTGCAGAAGTACGGAGTTGACCCCAGAGAGCTCAGTCAAGAGCAGCTCTACAAGCTAGCTCTCattctgaagctgctgcaggcCCAAGAAAAAACAG ATCCAAATGAGAAAGACCTCGTCACCCTCAAGGAG ATGCAGCTGTTAAAAACAGACAGTATGTCCAGTAAGCCAGAGAAACCTGCCCCTGTTCCCGGTCCACCTGATGCCCCCTCTGCCCCTTCCTCTGCCTCGGTTGCagccacacctccagccaaaAGCACCAGCCCCCCATCTGCCTCCCAGCCTCCTCAGGCTGCTCCTGCTGAAGCTGGACAGGGCTTGAGGGAGCAGAGACCGCCACTGGTGGAGGGAACAGGAGCCAAGGAGGAGTATGGGTACATTGTCACCAACCAGAG TCCTCTGAGTTTGTATGATGGAGTGAAGCTGTTGGAGCTACTGGCCGATAAAATACACCTGACAACCAGCAGCTTCATCAACATCAG TGTGGTGGGCCCCGCATTGACATTTCGTATCCGCCAGAATGAACACAACATGACtgctgcagaggtggctgctaAAGCTG TATCTGAAAAGAACTTCCTGGAGTCGGAGACAGGCCTGAAGATTGTACAGACTGGTGTGGGAGAG AGGACAGATGCACGGGGTCTCCCTCAAGTAACTAGGGTTTCCCAGGGCTCCAGTGGGACAGTCATCACCCTTGTTTCCATGGCAGTCGTAGGAGGAGTGTTAGTATTGGCCATGGCAGTAGCTTGTCTCAGGCACTACGCTCACCAAGTGGCCAATGGCAAGCTTGGCCTGGGGCCAGAGGCAGGAGCTGAAACACACTTTGACTACCAG GAGCTATGTCGGCAGCACATGGCGTCCAAATCCTCCCTGTGCCGCCAGGATTGTGTGGGCGGGGTGAGCAGCAGCATGGCTGGGTCTGCAATAGCCACAGGTGCTGGCGGTCGACGGGGAACGGACACGTCCCGCGTCAGCAGCGTTTCCTCCCAGTTCAGTGATGGTCCTCAGCACAGCCCGTCCTCCACCCACAGCTCCACCCCATCCTGGAGTGAAGAGCCCGCCCAGTCTAATATGGACATCTCTACTGGTCACATGATACTG gcGTATATGGAGGATCACCTGCGTAATAAGGACCGCCTTCAGAAGGAGTGGGAGGCGTTGTGCTCCTACCAGGCTGAGCCCAGTTCAGTGGCTGTGGCTCAAGCCCCGAGCAACATGGACAAGAACAGACAGGCTGAAGCCCTCCCCT aTGATCATTCCCGCGTGAAGCTGAAAACTGAGCTAAACCCCAATAAACAAGATTACATCAACGCAAGCATCATT TCTGATCATGACCCTCGCCAACCAGCTTACATCGCCACACAAGGACCTCTGCCTCACACTGTTGCTGATTTCTGGCAG ATGGTGTGGGAGAACGGCTGCACAGTGATAGTGATGATGACAGCTCTGGTggaagatggagagaaacaGTGCGAGCGATACTGGCCTGATGAGGGTTCATCACTCTACCACATCTATGAG GTGAACTTGGTTTCAGAGCATATCTGGTGTAAGGACTTCCTGGTGCGTAGCTTCTATCTGAAGAACGTTCAAACGCAGGAGACCAGAACCTTGACGCAGTTTCACCTGCTGAGCTGGCCGGCTGACGGCATCCCCACATCGACACGGCCGCTGCTCGACTTCCGCAG GAAggtgaataaatgctacagaGGTCGTTCCTGCCCAATCATCGTTCACTGcgg TGATGGCACTGGCCGAACTGGCACATACATCCTCATTGACATGGTGCTGAACCGCATGGCCAAAG GAGTGAAAGAGATTGACATTGCAGCTGCACTGGAGCACATCCGAGACCAGAGACCTGGCCTCGTTTGCACCAAGGTACCATCAGTTTGTGTTTATGCATTTGCTTGTCACAGTATAAAAGCACTTTCCTGCTATTTATGGTGGATATCTATCATAACCCAACTGTTTCCCTCTGTCCTATATCTATCCTTCTCTCTCCCACCTttcttctttctattttttctctccacctctcttGCTCTTGCTCCGTCTGATCAGGACCAGTTTGAATTTGCGCTGACAGCAGTAGCTGAGGAGGTGAATGCCATCTTGAAAGCCCTGCCTCAGTGA
- the ptprna gene encoding protein tyrosine phosphatase receptor type Na isoform X2: MQHLKPWRALLLLTVLFQPGISDKYGCLFERKLCTRDQFCSDDGLFGQCRSSKQDLVKYQVTVPVLKRMQEVLKQLMLQGLSWQDDITQYILSKELKRVPHTTLPSKPNSSSASSHSSQSKQHIPHHHTSKTASTLPAGNYVDYMIVEPPQSPLRMQTASIDPYTYHQHRYQDEAERSLIGAVGGYARPSSRSQANQRERERDRQLLQEALSLYLASAQPSYRHRGAASMAPAGLPYYEDLELDIPVDYVEDYTLEERLGTTGRQQTPQNKKVPPDYSTLSGNNDHLFQRMSGVLQKYGVDPRELSQEQLYKLALILKLLQAQEKTDPNEKDLVTLKEMQLLKTDSMSSKPEKPAPVPGPPDAPSAPSSASVAATPPAKSTSPPSASQPPQAAPAEAGQGLREQRPPLVEGTGAKEEYGYIVTNQSPLSLYDGVKLLELLADKIHLTTSSFINISVVGPALTFRIRQNEHNMTAAEVAAKAVSEKNFLESETGLKIVQTGVGERTDARGLPQVTRVSQGSSGTVITLVSMAVVGGVLVLAMAVACLRHYAHQVANGKLGLGPEAGAETHFDYQELCRQHMASKSSLCRQDCVGGVSSSMAGSAIATGAGGRRGTDTSRVSSVSSQFSDGPQHSPSSTHSSTPSWSEEPAQSNMDISTGHMILAYMEDHLRNKDRLQKEWEALCSYQAEPSSVAVAQAPSNMDKNRQAEALPYDHSRVKLKTELNPNKQDYINASIISDHDPRQPAYIATQGPLPHTVADFWQMVWENGCTVIVMMTALVEDGEKQCERYWPDEGSSLYHIYEVNLVSEHIWCKDFLVRSFYLKNVQTQETRTLTQFHLLSWPADGIPTSTRPLLDFRRKVNKCYRGRSCPIIVHCGDGTGRTGTYILIDMVLNRMAKGVKEIDIAAALEHIRDQRPGLVCTKDQFEFALTAVAEEVNAILKALPQ; this comes from the exons ATGCAACATCTTAAGCCATGGCGAGCTCTGCTCCTTTTAACGGTGCTTTTCCAACCGGGAATCTCAGACAAATACG GTTGCCTGTTTGAGAGAAAACTGTGCACAAGGGATCAGTTCTGCTCAGATG ATGGGCTGTTTGGACAGTGTCGTAGCTCTAAGCAGGACCTGGTCAAGTACCAGGTGACAGTTCCTGTTCTGAAGAGGATGCAGGAAGTCCTCAAACAGCTTATGCTACAAG gtcTTTCCTGGCAGGACGACATTACCCAGTATATCTTATCAAAGGAACTGAAGAGAGTTCCCCACACCACCCTCCCCTCTAAGCCAAACTCCTCTTCCGCGTCTTCCCATTCATCTCA GTCCAAACAGCACATCCCCCATCACCACACTTCTAAAACAGCGTCCACACTTCCTGCTGGCAATTATGTGGACTACATGATTGTCGAGCCTCCTCAGTCCCCGCTACGCATGCAGACAGCCTCCATCGACCCATACACATAccaccag CATAGGTACCAAGATGAAGCAGAGAGATCCCTCATCGGGGCAGTAGGTGGTTATGCCCGTCCCTCTTCACGGTCCCAGGCCAatcagagagagcgagagcgtGACAGGCAGCTGCTGCAAGAAGCCTTGTCTCTCTACCTGGCATCTGCACAGCCGTCTTATCGCCACCGAGGGGCTGCTTCCATGGCTCCTGCAg GTCTGCCTTATTACGAGGACTTGGAACTGGATATACCAGTGGACTACGTGGAAGACTACACTCTAGAGGAGAGACTCGGTACTACAGGCAGGCAACAAACACCGCAGAATAAAAAAGTTCCACCAGACTACAGCACCCTGTCCGGAAACAATG ACCACTTGTTCCAGAGGATGTCAGGAGTCCTGCAGAAGTACGGAGTTGACCCCAGAGAGCTCAGTCAAGAGCAGCTCTACAAGCTAGCTCTCattctgaagctgctgcaggcCCAAGAAAAAACAG ATCCAAATGAGAAAGACCTCGTCACCCTCAAGGAG ATGCAGCTGTTAAAAACAGACAGTATGTCCAGTAAGCCAGAGAAACCTGCCCCTGTTCCCGGTCCACCTGATGCCCCCTCTGCCCCTTCCTCTGCCTCGGTTGCagccacacctccagccaaaAGCACCAGCCCCCCATCTGCCTCCCAGCCTCCTCAGGCTGCTCCTGCTGAAGCTGGACAGGGCTTGAGGGAGCAGAGACCGCCACTGGTGGAGGGAACAGGAGCCAAGGAGGAGTATGGGTACATTGTCACCAACCAGAG TCCTCTGAGTTTGTATGATGGAGTGAAGCTGTTGGAGCTACTGGCCGATAAAATACACCTGACAACCAGCAGCTTCATCAACATCAG TGTGGTGGGCCCCGCATTGACATTTCGTATCCGCCAGAATGAACACAACATGACtgctgcagaggtggctgctaAAGCTG TATCTGAAAAGAACTTCCTGGAGTCGGAGACAGGCCTGAAGATTGTACAGACTGGTGTGGGAGAG AGGACAGATGCACGGGGTCTCCCTCAAGTAACTAGGGTTTCCCAGGGCTCCAGTGGGACAGTCATCACCCTTGTTTCCATGGCAGTCGTAGGAGGAGTGTTAGTATTGGCCATGGCAGTAGCTTGTCTCAGGCACTACGCTCACCAAGTGGCCAATGGCAAGCTTGGCCTGGGGCCAGAGGCAGGAGCTGAAACACACTTTGACTACCAG GAGCTATGTCGGCAGCACATGGCGTCCAAATCCTCCCTGTGCCGCCAGGATTGTGTGGGCGGGGTGAGCAGCAGCATGGCTGGGTCTGCAATAGCCACAGGTGCTGGCGGTCGACGGGGAACGGACACGTCCCGCGTCAGCAGCGTTTCCTCCCAGTTCAGTGATGGTCCTCAGCACAGCCCGTCCTCCACCCACAGCTCCACCCCATCCTGGAGTGAAGAGCCCGCCCAGTCTAATATGGACATCTCTACTGGTCACATGATACTG gcGTATATGGAGGATCACCTGCGTAATAAGGACCGCCTTCAGAAGGAGTGGGAGGCGTTGTGCTCCTACCAGGCTGAGCCCAGTTCAGTGGCTGTGGCTCAAGCCCCGAGCAACATGGACAAGAACAGACAGGCTGAAGCCCTCCCCT aTGATCATTCCCGCGTGAAGCTGAAAACTGAGCTAAACCCCAATAAACAAGATTACATCAACGCAAGCATCATT TCTGATCATGACCCTCGCCAACCAGCTTACATCGCCACACAAGGACCTCTGCCTCACACTGTTGCTGATTTCTGGCAG ATGGTGTGGGAGAACGGCTGCACAGTGATAGTGATGATGACAGCTCTGGTggaagatggagagaaacaGTGCGAGCGATACTGGCCTGATGAGGGTTCATCACTCTACCACATCTATGAG GTGAACTTGGTTTCAGAGCATATCTGGTGTAAGGACTTCCTGGTGCGTAGCTTCTATCTGAAGAACGTTCAAACGCAGGAGACCAGAACCTTGACGCAGTTTCACCTGCTGAGCTGGCCGGCTGACGGCATCCCCACATCGACACGGCCGCTGCTCGACTTCCGCAG GAAggtgaataaatgctacagaGGTCGTTCCTGCCCAATCATCGTTCACTGcgg TGATGGCACTGGCCGAACTGGCACATACATCCTCATTGACATGGTGCTGAACCGCATGGCCAAAG GAGTGAAAGAGATTGACATTGCAGCTGCACTGGAGCACATCCGAGACCAGAGACCTGGCCTCGTTTGCACCAAG GACCAGTTTGAATTTGCGCTGACAGCAGTAGCTGAGGAGGTGAATGCCATCTTGAAAGCCCTGCCTCAGTGA
- the dnajb2 gene encoding dnaJ homolog subfamily B member 2 — protein sequence MVDYYNILGVSKTASQDDIKKAYRKLALKWHPDKNPDNKEEAEKKFKELAEAYEVLSDKSKRDEYDRFGNDRMRHRGSSSSPDFSSDFPGFTFTFRNPDEVFREFFGGQDPFASFFDDFSSFGGSSSRLGPSRFFSFPSAGADFTSFSSLGGLHGMDSMGGGMGNFKSVSTSTRIVNGKRTTTKKIKENGQERTEIEEDGVLKRILINGVEDEMALALELSRREGLPHPSPQKPQSPNKSSVESDRSRPSPYSAGTYRSFSSAPFYNYGGVSGSSEDDEEDEELQMALACSLSEMEAQQRAAVTDFISDSDFEAFTS from the exons ATGGTGGATTACTATAACATCCTGGGAGTATCCAAAACAGCCTCTCAGGATGACATCAAGAAGGC GTACAGGAAACTGGCCCTGAAATGGCATCCAGACAAAAATCCAGACAACAAGgaggaagcagaaaaaaagttcAAAGAACTGGCTGAGGCCTATGAAGTCCTGTCTGACA AGAGTAAACGTGACGAGTACGACAGATTTGGAAATGACAGAATGAGACACAGAG GTTCCAGCTCCAGCCCAGACTTTTCTTCAGATTTCCCAGGTTTCACCTTCACATTCCGCAACCCAGATGAGGTGTTCAGAGAGTTCTTCGGTGGCCAGGATCCCTTTGCTAGCTTCTTTG aTGACTTCTCATCATTTGGAGGCTCGTCCTCTCGTCTCGGCCCCAGTCGCTTCTTCTCTTTCCCTTCAGCAGGAG CTGACTTTACCTCCTTTTCTTCCCTGGGTGGTCTGCATGGGATGGACAGCATGGGAGGAGGGATGGGCAACTTCAAATCGGTTTCTACCTCCACTCGCATTGTAAATGGCAAACGCACCACCACTAAGAA GATAAAGGAGAACGGGCAGGAAAGAACAGAGATTGAGGAGGATGGGGTGTTAAAGAGAATCCTAATTAATG GTGTGGAGGATGAAATGGCGCTTGCGCTGGAGCTGAGCCGACGAGAGGGACTGCCCCATCCATCACCTCAGAAGCCACAAAGCCCAAacaaatcatctgttgagtccGACAGATCCCGTCCCAGCCCTTATTCTGCAGGCACATATCGGTCATTTAGCTCCGCTCCCTTCTACAACTACGGAGGGGTTAGTGGAAGcagtgaggatgatgaggaagatgaagaacTGCAGATGGCTTTGGCATGCAGCCTGTCAGAAATGGAAgcccagcagagagcagctgttaCCGACTTCATATCAG ACTCAGACTTCGAGGCCTTCACAAGCTAA
- the tuba8l3 gene encoding tubulin, alpha 8 like 3 encodes MRECISMHVGQAGAQMGNACWELYCLEHGIQPDGQMPSDKTIGGGDDSFNTFFSETGAGKHVPRAIFVDLEPTVIDEVRTGTYRQLFHPEQLITGKEDAANNYARGHYTIGKEIIDLVLDRTRKLADQCTGLQGFLIFHSFGGGTGSGFTSLLMERLSVDYGKKSKLEFAVYPAPQVSTAVVEPYNSILTTHTTLEHSDCAFMVDNEAIYDICRRNLDIERPTYTNLNRLIGQIVSSITASLRFDGALNVDLTEFQTNLVPYPRIHFPLATYAPVISAEKAYHEQLSVADITNACFEPANQMVKCDPRHGKYMACCLLYRGDVVPKDVNSAIAAIKTKRTIQFVDWCPTGFKVGINYQPPTVVPGGDLAKVQRAVCMLSNTTAIAEAWARLDHKFDLMYAKRAFVHWYVGEGMEEGEFSEAREDMAALEKDYEEVGTDSMGEEDEEGEEY; translated from the exons ATG CGTGAGTGTATTTCTATGCACGTCGGCCAAGCCGGAGCCCAGATGGgcaatgcatgctgggagcTGTACTGCCTGGAACATGGTATCCAGCCAGATGGACAGATGCCTTCTGACAAGACTATTGGAGGAGGAGATGACTCCTTCAACACCTTCTTCAGTGAGACAGGGGCAGGAAAGCATGTTCCAAGAGCCATCTTTGTCGACCTGGAACCCACTGTCATTG ATGAGGTGCGTACAGGAACCTACCGGCAGCTCTTCCACCCTGAGCAGCTGATTACAGGAAAGGAGGATGCTGCCAACAACTATGCCCGAGGACACTACACCATTGGCAAGGAGATCATTGATCTGGTTCTAGACAGGACTCGTAAACTG GCTGATCAGTGCACTGGCCTGCAGGGATTCCTCATCTTCCACTCCTTTGGTGGAGGCACTGGCTCTGGTTTCACCTCCCTACTGATGGAGAGACTCTCTGTTGATTATGGGAAGAAATCAAAGCTTGAATTTGCCGTCTACCCAGCTCCCCAGGTTTCCACAGCCGTAGTGGAGCCCTACAACTCCATCCTGACCACCCACACCACCCTGGAGCACTCTGACTGTGCCTTCATGGTGGACAATGAAGCCATCTACGACATCTGCCGCAGAAACCTTGACATCGAAAGGCCAACCTACACCAACCTGAACAGGCTCATCGGCCAGATTGTGTCTTCAATCACAGCTTCACTTCGCTTTGATGGAGCCCTGAATGTTGACCTGACAGAGTTCCAGACCAACTTGGTGCCCTACCCTCGTATCCACTTCCCTCTGGCCACCTATGCCCCGGTCATCTCTGCTGAGAAAGCCTACCATGAGCAACTGTCTGTTGCTGACATCACCAACGCCTGCTTTGAGCCAGCTAATCAGATGGTGAAGTGTGATCCACGTCATGGCAAATACATGGCCTGCTGTCTGCTGTACCGTGGTGATGTGGTGCCCAAAGATGTCAACTCTGCTATTGCAGCCATCAAGACCAAACGCACAATCCAGTTTGTGGACTGGTGCCCCACAGGTTTCAAGGTGGGCATCAACTACCAGCCTCCCACAGTGGTTCCTGGAGGAGACCTGGCCAAGGTGCAGAGGGCTGTGTGCATGCTGAGCAACACCACAGCCATCGCTGAGGCCTGGGCTCGTCTTGACCACAAGTTTGACCTCATGTATGCCAAGAGGGCCTTTGTCCACTGGTATGTCGGAGAGGGAATGGAGGAGGGAGAGTTCTCGGAGGCCAGAGAAGATATGGCTGCCCTGGAGAAGGATTATGAAGAAGTTGGCACTGACAGCAtgggagaggaagatgaagaaggagaggaataTTGA